In the genome of Streptomyces fagopyri, the window TTCGCGCCGCCGCACGTGCCGCTCTGGCCAGTTCCTGTATCGGATTGATAACTCGGCTGAATTCTCACCGATTCCTCCCTGCCGCGCGGATAGCGTAAGAAAAGTACGCTACTGAAGGCCAGTTGACTTGCCAGTCCCTCGTCAACTCGACCTTCTTCGGTAATCGCGTGGGGGTCCTCAAACACTTCTCGTATCGCCGTCTCTTCAAGCGTCAACTGGACAGCCACAACGACCGTGGTAGCCCTGTTACAGACCGGACGCTCATCACTGCAGTTCGCTTGAAGAGGCGAAGTCCAGTAACTCGCTTTGCTGATCTTCGCGATATGACGTAAACGATGCGCATCAATGGTGATCCCGAATGTGTGCGCTTCGATGCCGCATCTCAGTCCCGCCAGCCTCGTCATGGCCGCAGCCAACTTTCCCTGGAGATCTGCTGATCGCGGGTGCGCCCCTACTGTGTGGGGAAAGCCGTGCAGATCAGTGCAGTTGCCTGCGCCGCCTGTAGGTGACCTCGTTCGACCGGCGCGCCATGTCTGCCGGGTCATGATGCATGAAGGCTGTCAGAACGCGATCGAAGCCTGACTTTCAGGCATAGCACCGCGGGCGGGTAATGCCGTCCCGTGTCTCTACGCACATGCAGAAAGCTTCCCTGTCTAAGTTACTCGGAAGCTGATCAATGCGCCGCAGCATATGTCAGGTCTGACTAGCGGCGCCCACACACGGCACTCGGAAACAGAACGACCTTTCAAGCTTGTCTACTTGACTAGTAACCTTCTGCCCGGATCGAAGGCCAGAGGGCAGCGACCACTCGGTCGGAGTGGTTTGGTGGGGCGCTCCGACCGGTCAGCAGATAGTCGCCGAAGTAGCTACCGAAGCAGAGAACTACGGTGGCGTCAAGGTCAGCGTCCGCCCTCACTGCGCCTGCCTCCTGTAGATGCTGCAACGTCTGCAACAGTTCTGCGCAGCGCGGATAAATGCCCTGCTCGCGGAACTGTTCAAAGAGCGCCGGCTCGCGCTCGGCATCACCCATGAAGTTGCCATGCAAAGCCATGGCGCGTTCATTGTGGTACCGAGGGTCAAGCCGTTCGACGGCTTTGGTGAAAGCCTCCACCGGCGCCATACCGTCCACGTCTAGGGGCGGGTAGGCGTCGCGCTGCTTCTGCAGCCCATAAGCCAGCGCATCGACGACGAGCTCGTACTTGTTCGGCCAGCGTCGATACAGAGTGGGACGTGTCACGCCGGCGTCCGCCACCACGTCACCAAGCGTCATCCGTGAGTAGCCATCGGTGGCCAGGCGTTTGCGGGTGGCTTGGAGAATCGCTTCTTCGATCGCAGGATCTCGCGGCCTGCCTCCAGTGCGCTGAGGGCGCCGCGCCAACGCGTTGGGCACTGCTTCTGGTGTGTCCTGGCCATGCGACCCGGCTACCGATCGGCCCTTGCTGCTCACGACGCGTCTCTCCTTGTTGGCGTACCCACAAGCCTTACATTACTTACTTCAGCTTGGCGGAGTGAGTCTTCGCGAAGCCTCTGATGAGTTGGTGGGCAGGGCTGCACGCGTGGTGTAAGACATGCGGACGGGAGCGGGCTTCCCCCCCTCCGGGGGTGCCGGTGCCGGCAGATGGCAGGGGATGGGGAGCGCCGAAGTGTTCGAGCGGGAGTTCAAGTCGTCGGAGGTTGCCCGGCGGCGGGTGGGCGTGAAGTCCGCTCATCGTTGGCGTCAGTTGTGGCGGGACGGCGGTCGTGAGGATCGAGGGCGGCCACGCTGATCGGCAGGAAGTTGTGCGTCTCCTCCAGTTCTCCGATACCGCGGGGCTGAGCACCGGTTCGGCTCCGGCCTGTAGGTCTCCGCACGGCGGTTCGCCGAGTGTGACGAGCGGGTCGTTGATTGCGTGAAGGAGGCGATCGGGCGGAGTCCAAAGGGCTCGGGTGGCTTGCAGGGGCTACATCACCTTCGAGGGCGAAGCGAGGTTTACCCGAAACCTGTCCCGCGGACCAACCTGGAGCCGGCATGGGGGCGTTCAGGCGGTGACCGTTGGCGCGCGCCACGCGGATACCTGTCGCTGGCAGGATCGAGCGCGCTGGGGCAGGCTCGCAGGGCAATTTAATTACAGCTATTGACTGTAACGAAACTCTGTTGCACGATTGACTCGTCAGGCAGCGCCTCAGCGCTGAGCGCGCCCGTCTTCGGCACCAGTACCCGATCAGAGCGAGGCGACTCGACGCTGGTGCATACCCCCCAGGGGAACCGCACGAACACCACGAACCTTGGATGAGTGACTGCTGCTAGGTACGCGAGGCAGACGCTGAAGCCACACCGTCGTCGGCGTCAGCTCACGGCCGACTCCCGGCCCAAGTCGTCGGCTACCCGATGCACTCACTTATCCCTGAGCAACCTGAGGATCCAGCTCGATGTCTAACCCGACTTTCCTTGCCATTTCGGGCAGCCTGCGCCGCACCTCCCACAACACTGGCCTGTTGCGTGCTGTGCAGAACCTGGCTCCGGACGGCGTCACCATCGACCTGTACGAGGAGCTTGGTGCGCTCCCGTTCTTTGATCAGGATCTCGAGAACGGTCCCGAACCCGCCCCCGTCGCGGACCTCCGTCGACGCGTGCGAGAGGCCGACGGTGTCATTATCGCGACCCCCGAATACAACTCAGCCATCCCAGGCGTTCTGGTGAATGCCCTCGACTGGTTGTCACGGCCTGCTGACCCGCCCGTCCTGGGTGTCAAGCCTGCTGCCATTCTCGGTGCGTCCCCTTCCCAGTTCGGCACTGCCCGCGGTCAACTGATCCTCCGTCAGATCCTGCACCGCATGCAGGTCCCGGTCGTGGCCCACCCGGAAGTCACCGTCTTCCAATCCCACCGGCGCTTTGACAGCAACGGTGGCTTCATCGGTGACGACGTGACCAAGAGCCTGCTGCGCGCATTGCTCGCCGAGCTCGTCACTCTGGCTGAGCGCGCACGCCCGGCTTGCGTTGCCTGACTCGATCGCCGTCCGAGCGTCATCTCGGGATAGAAACCCTGGCATAAGGCAATAATGTTGCTCGCGCATACCTAGATGAAGAATCCGTAGCTGACCTCACGATTCGGTTCCCGCGGACTATTCGTTGACCGCGCAGGTACCGTGAACCACGCTGGGCGGAATTCCATTGCAGTCGGCAACCTGGTGTCGAGTACTGCTCGCAGACCTGTTCAAGCGTAGGTACTAGAGTAACCAAGGCGTCAGGTCGAAAATACTCTGCTGGGAAACTGACCCAGAGAGCGGTGCGCAACTCAGCGGCATCGCATGCTGGCAACCGAGAAAAGACAGCCGCGTCAGGCAATTCCAGAAAGTAGCCATGCGCTGTACGCGTGGCTACTGCTTCCAGTTTGTCATACCGTCGGGGCTGCTTGCATCAAATCGAATGCGGCCGAGTCGAACCGAACCCCGGACTAAACGGACCGGATCACGATTCTCGACTCCGCACCATTTCTTGCGTTTCTTGAGCAGAACTTCAAGGCCACCGATTATTTTCACCGTGGTCTCGTCAGCCTTGTCCTCCTGCCCTCCTCTGGTCATCATGACTGCTCTGGAGTGTCGCAAGAGGATGGCCGGTTCGTGTTGACGGTTTCTCTTTGCCTTGCGACTCCGATGGAGTGGATCGAAAATACTCCTTGAGCTGCCTGGGGCCAGTAGGCAAATAGTAACCTCGAAGTCGGATGTTTGCGCCCATCACTAAGATTTTTCAGCTACACAAGACATAGGGAGTCGAAAAGATGAACCTAAGCCCCATTCCCCCTCTCACCGTCGTGGCTACAGGGGAGGGTGAGCATGTGCGCATTCCTGGTTTCGGAGCTACTTTCAAAATTCCGAGCAATCGAACGTACCAGGCCGTGTCCATTGTTGAGCACCCGTTTGAAGTGGGTACCATCAGCGCGCCCCACATGCACAGCCGTGAGGACGAGTATTCCATCGTCATAGACGGCGAAATCGGATTTCGCTCCGATGAGTCTGAAACGGTTCTC includes:
- a CDS encoding TetR/AcrR family transcriptional regulator, which translates into the protein MSSKGRSVAGSHGQDTPEAVPNALARRPQRTGGRPRDPAIEEAILQATRKRLATDGYSRMTLGDVVADAGVTRPTLYRRWPNKYELVVDALAYGLQKQRDAYPPLDVDGMAPVEAFTKAVERLDPRYHNERAMALHGNFMGDAEREPALFEQFREQGIYPRCAELLQTLQHLQEAGAVRADADLDATVVLCFGSYFGDYLLTGRSAPPNHSDRVVAALWPSIRAEGY
- a CDS encoding NADPH-dependent FMN reductase, whose product is MSNPTFLAISGSLRRTSHNTGLLRAVQNLAPDGVTIDLYEELGALPFFDQDLENGPEPAPVADLRRRVREADGVIIATPEYNSAIPGVLVNALDWLSRPADPPVLGVKPAAILGASPSQFGTARGQLILRQILHRMQVPVVAHPEVTVFQSHRRFDSNGGFIGDDVTKSLLRALLAELVTLAERARPACVA